A stretch of DNA from Micromonospora sp. NBC_01813:
TCGACCTGACGGTACGACCCGGGCCGGGTGATGACGCGACCGGTCTGCTCGCCGCGCTCACCGGGCTCGACGGGGTGCGTACCGGCGAGGTCCGTGCGGGCGGTGAGGTCCGTGCGGGCGGTGAGCCGGCCGCCGGGCCGCGTCCGGCCGGTGCGGCTGGTGCCGGCCGCCCCGGGCTTGCGGCGCTCGCGGCCAATCCCGCCATCGCGGCGAAGATCGCCGCTGCCCGGTCCGATCCCCGGATGGCCGCGAAGATCGCCGCTGCCCGGTCCAACCCGCGCTTCGCCGAGCTGTTCGCGGCAGCCGGTCCGGCGGCCGAGGTCCGGCTCCGGTTGCAGCTGGACGCCGACCCGGCGGCGGTCCTCGGGCCGGCGCTGACCGTGTTGGCCGGACGCTCCGGCCAGCTGACCGACGTGCACATCGGCAAGCCGGGTCTGGAAGACCTGTTCCTCACCCTGACCGGCAAGGAGATCCGTTGAGCACGATCGACACGGCGTCGACCCCGTCGGTTTCCGCAGCTGGACTGCCCACCGTCGAGGCACGGCAGCGACCGCCGGTCGCACGGGCCTTCGGCGCCATTCTGCTGCGGGACCTCTTCGTCTCCGGCAAGGACATCTGGTTCGTCCTCGCCCAGGTCCTGTTGACTCCGCTGTTCATGTTGTTCGTCTTCACGCGGGTGTTGACCATGCAGGGCATCGTGGGTGCTGGATTCGCGGACATCCTGCTGCCAGGTACGGTCGCGCTCGCCACCTTCACCACCTCCCTGCAGAGTGTGGCGGTGCCGTTGGTCAAGGAGTTCGGCTTTACCCGGGAGATCGAGGACCGGTTGCTGTCCCCGCTGCCGACCGCGCTGGTGGCGGTGGGCAAACTGGTCGTCGCCACGCTACGCGGGTTGTTCGCGGCGGTGCTCGTCTATCCGCTGGGTGCCCTGGTGGTCGGCTCGGCGCCGGGTGACTGGTCGGCGCTGCCGTTGTCGTTGCTGGTGGTGCTGCTCACCGGGTGGGTGGGCGCAGCGTTGGGGATGACCCTGGCGACGGTGTTGCCGCTGCAACGCATCCAGGCCGCCTTCTCGCTGGTCGTCACTCCGATCATCTGGACCGGTTGCGTGCACTACCCGTGGCAACGGCTGGCGGAGATTCAATGGTTCCAGGTGGCCACGGCGGCCAATCCGATGACGTACGCGTCCGAAGCGTTGCGGGCGGCGATGGCCCCGCACGTGACCCATCTGCCGATCGCTCTGTGCCTGCTGGTCCTGACCGCCGTGGCCGTCGCCGCCACCGTCGCCGCGCTGCGTGCCTTCACCCGCCGGGCGGTCCGGTGAGCCGGTAGGTCCGCCCGACACCTGACACGACTAATCCTGATTTACCGCCTCAACAGGCTGTTTAGCAGGTTACGGTCGGTCCGGGTGGTGTCGGGAGAGGCGGCCATGGCGGAGCAGACCGGTACGGAACTGTTGGTGCCCGCGCGTCCGGCCGTGATCGGAGCCACCGGCGGGTTCCCCGGTCCGGTGCGTCCGGCGGTCCCGGGCAACTCGCTGACCCGGCTGTTGCGGACCACCGACGCCAAACAGATCGGTCTGCTCTATCTGAGCACGTCGTTCGGCTTCTTCATCGCCGGCGGCGTGATGGCCCTGCTGATGCGGGCCGAACTCGCCCGCCCCGGGATG
This window harbors:
- a CDS encoding ABC transporter permease, producing MSTIDTASTPSVSAAGLPTVEARQRPPVARAFGAILLRDLFVSGKDIWFVLAQVLLTPLFMLFVFTRVLTMQGIVGAGFADILLPGTVALATFTTSLQSVAVPLVKEFGFTREIEDRLLSPLPTALVAVGKLVVATLRGLFAAVLVYPLGALVVGSAPGDWSALPLSLLVVLLTGWVGAALGMTLATVLPLQRIQAAFSLVVTPIIWTGCVHYPWQRLAEIQWFQVATAANPMTYASEALRAAMAPHVTHLPIALCLLVLTAVAVAATVAALRAFTRRAVR